A DNA window from Pseudomonas sp. GD03919 contains the following coding sequences:
- a CDS encoding DEAD/DEAH box helicase gives MLSAVARYKQLLSSALARYFPRTTAYLRAEREAAQPRKPVRKQSKKKSTGNNKKAGSRKSASGKPGPAGIYPATRLKIDDAQVQAMRERVAQAVNAGLTGTPSDEQWAMILCRAPLARIFAGAGSGKSSTLVLRVVFLLCHLEVDPKRLTVISFTNASCTELRERLQRLLDFWHYPHDARQCVRTFHAAMATLAKESLGNPRWFEQLDEPGTEPDNPLTGGRLRPAQQRLLKQAYQNAYADDARFRALTHRLLKLPAPKEPPQGKAKAPLGACKLPGEFAALPLFELLHGQIDFAESLGIRLDLLEVKTLECAARERDFIEAMQRFHQHFSALLKSQGLISFNGAFAQLSERLSSDAGKPGPALLALSHLLIDEFQDISPQIVLWLQAVHRRLHAAGERISLMAIGDDWQSIYGWRGSSPELFIDFDRHFPSRGRGKSTTLLLGTNYRSIEPVIRDGEKVLADVSNKQAKTCVAAKAMQPGDHGVKLIQRFELTSGLPRLLEEISAQCTHVASRPNADRTAVLLLSRRNEPLQQVRAQLDKSLPVRTMTIHRAKGLQAEVAIILDDCLPAEKHPLRNALYARCGFFAGSYDQAMQDEARRLAYVAITRGVSRVLWYTRKAQGATQCLAS, from the coding sequence ATGCTTTCCGCCGTCGCGCGCTACAAACAACTGCTGTCCAGCGCCCTCGCCCGCTACTTCCCCCGCACCACCGCCTACCTGCGCGCCGAGCGCGAAGCGGCGCAGCCGCGCAAGCCCGTACGCAAGCAGAGCAAGAAGAAATCCACCGGCAACAACAAGAAAGCCGGCAGTCGCAAGAGCGCCAGCGGCAAGCCTGGCCCCGCCGGCATCTACCCTGCCACCCGGCTGAAGATCGACGATGCTCAGGTGCAGGCCATGCGCGAGCGCGTGGCGCAGGCGGTGAACGCCGGGCTGACCGGTACACCGTCGGACGAACAGTGGGCGATGATCCTCTGCCGCGCGCCGCTGGCACGCATCTTCGCCGGCGCCGGCTCGGGCAAGTCGAGCACACTGGTGCTGCGTGTGGTGTTCCTGCTCTGCCACCTGGAGGTCGACCCCAAGCGACTGACGGTGATTTCCTTCACCAACGCCTCCTGCACCGAGTTGCGTGAGCGCCTGCAGCGCCTGCTCGACTTCTGGCACTACCCGCACGATGCGCGCCAGTGCGTACGCACCTTCCACGCGGCCATGGCCACGCTGGCCAAGGAGAGCCTGGGCAATCCGCGCTGGTTCGAGCAACTGGACGAACCCGGCACAGAGCCGGATAACCCGCTGACTGGCGGGCGCCTGCGCCCCGCACAGCAGCGCCTGCTCAAGCAGGCCTACCAAAATGCCTATGCAGACGATGCGCGCTTTCGCGCCCTGACTCACCGCCTGCTCAAGCTGCCGGCCCCCAAGGAACCGCCACAGGGTAAGGCCAAGGCGCCACTGGGTGCCTGCAAGCTGCCTGGCGAATTCGCCGCCCTGCCGCTGTTCGAGCTGCTGCACGGGCAGATCGACTTCGCCGAGAGCCTGGGCATTCGCCTCGACCTTCTGGAGGTGAAAACTCTGGAATGCGCAGCCCGCGAGCGCGATTTCATCGAGGCCATGCAGCGTTTCCACCAGCACTTCAGCGCTTTGCTAAAGAGTCAGGGGCTGATCAGCTTCAACGGTGCGTTCGCGCAACTCAGCGAGCGCCTGAGCAGCGACGCCGGCAAACCCGGCCCGGCCCTGCTCGCGCTGAGTCACCTGCTGATCGATGAATTTCAGGACATTTCGCCGCAGATCGTGCTGTGGCTGCAGGCCGTGCACCGCCGCCTGCATGCAGCAGGCGAACGCATCAGCCTGATGGCCATCGGTGACGACTGGCAATCGATCTACGGCTGGCGCGGCAGTTCGCCGGAGCTGTTCATCGATTTCGACCGCCACTTCCCCAGTCGCGGACGCGGCAAGAGCACCACCCTGCTGCTGGGCACCAACTACCGCAGCATCGAGCCGGTGATCCGCGATGGGGAAAAGGTGCTGGCAGACGTCAGCAACAAGCAGGCCAAGACCTGCGTTGCGGCCAAGGCGATGCAACCGGGCGACCATGGCGTGAAACTGATTCAGCGCTTCGAGCTGACCAGCGGCCTGCCGCGTCTGCTGGAGGAAATAAGTGCACAGTGCACTCATGTCGCCAGCCGCCCGAACGCCGACCGCACCGCCGTACTGCTGCTCAGCCGACGCAACGAGCCGCTGCAACAGGTGCGAGCGCAGCTCGATAAATCGCTACCGGTGCGAACCATGACCATCCACCGCGCCAAGGGCCTGCAGGCCGAAGTCGCGATCATCCTCGACGACTGCCTCCCGGCAGAGAAACACCCGCTGCGCAACGCACTCTACGCCCGGTGCGGTTTCTTCGCCGGCAGCTACGACCAGGCCATGCAGGATGAAGCCCGGCGCCTGGCCTACGTGGCCATCACCCGTGGCGTCAGTCGGGTGCTGTGGTACACGCGCAAGGCGCAGGGTGCGACGCAGTGCCTGGCCAGCTAG
- a CDS encoding DMT family transporter, with product MNLSLYLLTVLIWGTTWIAIKLQMGEVAVAASIAYRFALASAVLFVMLWLSGRLQPLDRRAQGVCLVQGLCLFCLNFLCFYTASQWIHSGLIAVIFSTATLWNAINARLFFKQRIAANVLLGGALGLVGLGLLFWPELAGHQASRESLLGIGLALLGTLFFSAGNMLSSLQQKAGLKPLTTNAWGMLYGALMLVGICLVSGTPFAFEWNARYVGSLLYLAIPGSVIGFTAYLTLVGRMGPERAAYCTVLFPVVALNISVFAEGYQWTAPALFGLGMVMLGNVLVFRKPKPVLAEARA from the coding sequence ATGAACCTGTCGCTTTACCTGCTCACCGTACTGATCTGGGGCACGACCTGGATCGCCATCAAATTGCAGATGGGCGAGGTGGCTGTCGCCGCGTCCATCGCCTATCGCTTTGCCCTGGCTTCGGCCGTGCTGTTCGTCATGCTCTGGCTCAGTGGCCGTCTGCAGCCGCTGGATCGCCGTGCTCAGGGCGTTTGTCTGGTGCAGGGGCTGTGCCTGTTCTGCCTCAATTTCCTGTGCTTCTACACCGCCAGCCAGTGGATCCACAGTGGTCTGATCGCGGTTATCTTTTCCACCGCCACCCTGTGGAACGCGATCAATGCAAGGCTGTTTTTCAAGCAGCGTATCGCCGCCAACGTGCTGCTCGGTGGCGCGTTGGGGCTGGTCGGTCTGGGCTTATTGTTCTGGCCGGAGCTGGCTGGGCACCAAGCCAGCCGCGAAAGCCTGCTGGGCATCGGCCTGGCGCTGCTCGGCACGCTGTTCTTCTCTGCCGGCAACATGCTGTCCAGCCTGCAGCAGAAGGCCGGGCTCAAGCCGCTGACCACCAACGCCTGGGGCATGCTCTATGGCGCGCTGATGTTGGTGGGCATCTGCCTGGTCAGCGGCACGCCGTTCGCCTTCGAGTGGAATGCGCGCTATGTTGGCTCGCTGCTGTATCTGGCGATTCCCGGCTCGGTGATCGGCTTTACCGCCTACCTGACGCTGGTCGGGCGCATGGGCCCGGAGCGCGCCGCCTACTGCACGGTGCTGTTCCCGGTGGTGGCGCTGAACATCTCAGTGTTCGCCGAGGGCTATCAGTGGACGGCTCCCGCGCTATTCGGCCTGGGGATGGTGATGCTGGGTAACGTGCTGGTGTTTCGCAAGCCCAAGCCGGTACTCGCCGAGGCCAGGGCGTAA
- the mnmC gene encoding bifunctional tRNA (5-methylaminomethyl-2-thiouridine)(34)-methyltransferase MnmD/FAD-dependent 5-carboxymethylaminomethyl-2-thiouridine(34) oxidoreductase MnmC has translation MSDAHNAQLDWDEHGQPLSRSYGDVYFSRANGLEETRHVFLAHNQIIERCQALPAGGRLVIGETGFGTGLNFLCAWQAFAEHAPRDARLHFVSVEKFPLALADLQRALALWPELAPYAGQLLAQYRALHPGFQRLLLDGGRVVLTLMIGDVLDCLPQLDAQVDAWFLDGFAPSKNPEMWTDALFAELARLSAPGATLATFTSAGFVRRGLIAAGFAVVRVKGFGHKREMLAGPFQAQQMQRTAPWFARPQLPPGERQAVVIGAGLAGCATAASLAARGWRVTVLERHDDVAREASGNPQGVLYLKLSAHGTALSRLIVAGFGHTRRLLERLQRGVDWDACGVLQLAFDAKEAERQAKLATAFPNDLLYALSQDEAEQRAGIGLPAGGLFYPDAGWVHPPALCRQLLQHPLIELRPYHEALRLNRQDERWRVEGQNGVLAEAPVLVLACAAEISRLLPEANLPLKRIRGQISRLPANAASSALSTVVCADGYVAPPRGSEHTLGASFDFHSDDVTPSVAEHASNLELLREISTDLTERLDAQTLDPAALQGRAAFRCTSPDYLPLVGPLAEQQAFNAAYAVLAKDARQVPDTPCPWLPGLYINSGHGSRGLITAPLSGELIVAWLENEPLPVPRDVAEASHPNRFMLRTLIRGS, from the coding sequence ATGTCCGACGCCCACAACGCCCAGCTCGACTGGGACGAACACGGCCAGCCACTGTCGCGCAGCTATGGCGACGTGTACTTCTCCCGCGCCAACGGTCTGGAGGAAACTCGTCACGTCTTCCTCGCCCACAACCAGATCATCGAGCGCTGCCAGGCGCTACCGGCAGGCGGGCGCCTGGTCATCGGCGAAACCGGCTTCGGCACCGGGCTCAACTTCCTCTGCGCCTGGCAGGCCTTCGCCGAACACGCCCCGCGCGACGCGCGGCTGCACTTCGTCAGCGTGGAGAAATTCCCGCTGGCCCTGGCGGATCTGCAGCGCGCCCTGGCCTTGTGGCCGGAGCTTGCGCCCTACGCCGGGCAACTGCTGGCGCAGTACCGCGCCCTCCATCCCGGCTTCCAGCGCCTGCTGCTCGACGGCGGGCGCGTGGTGCTGACGCTGATGATCGGCGATGTGCTCGACTGCCTGCCGCAGCTGGACGCGCAGGTCGATGCCTGGTTCCTCGACGGTTTCGCTCCGTCGAAGAACCCGGAAATGTGGACGGACGCGCTGTTCGCCGAGCTGGCGCGGCTGTCGGCGCCAGGAGCAACCCTGGCCACTTTCACCAGTGCCGGTTTCGTCCGGCGCGGGCTGATCGCGGCGGGTTTTGCCGTGGTGCGGGTCAAGGGCTTCGGCCACAAACGCGAGATGCTCGCCGGCCCCTTCCAGGCACAGCAGATGCAGCGCACGGCGCCCTGGTTCGCCCGCCCGCAGTTGCCACCCGGCGAACGCCAGGCCGTGGTAATCGGCGCCGGCCTGGCCGGTTGCGCCACCGCCGCCAGCCTGGCCGCACGCGGCTGGCGCGTGACTGTTCTAGAGCGCCACGACGATGTTGCCCGCGAGGCATCAGGCAACCCCCAGGGTGTGCTCTACCTGAAACTCTCGGCCCACGGCACGGCACTGTCGCGGCTGATCGTCGCCGGTTTCGGCCATACCCGCCGCTTGCTGGAGCGCCTGCAGCGTGGCGTCGATTGGGATGCCTGCGGCGTGCTGCAACTGGCCTTCGATGCCAAGGAAGCCGAGCGCCAGGCCAAACTGGCCACAGCCTTCCCCAACGACCTGCTGTACGCGCTGAGCCAGGATGAGGCCGAGCAACGCGCCGGCATCGGCCTGCCAGCCGGCGGCCTGTTCTACCCGGATGCCGGCTGGGTACACCCACCAGCGCTATGCCGGCAACTGCTGCAACACCCGCTGATCGAACTGCGTCCCTATCACGAGGCGCTGCGCCTGAACCGACAGGACGAACGCTGGCGCGTCGAAGGACAGAACGGCGTGCTGGCCGAAGCCCCGGTGCTGGTATTGGCCTGCGCCGCAGAAATTTCCCGCCTGCTGCCGGAGGCGAACCTGCCACTCAAGCGCATTCGTGGGCAGATCAGCCGCCTGCCCGCCAACGCGGCCAGCAGTGCGCTAAGCACCGTAGTCTGCGCCGATGGTTATGTCGCACCGCCGCGCGGCAGTGAACACACCCTAGGCGCCAGCTTCGATTTCCACAGCGACGATGTGACGCCCAGCGTGGCCGAGCACGCCAGCAACCTGGAACTGCTGCGTGAGATTTCCACGGATCTCACCGAACGCCTGGACGCGCAGACGCTCGACCCTGCCGCACTGCAAGGCCGCGCGGCATTCCGCTGCACCAGCCCGGACTACCTGCCATTGGTAGGCCCATTGGCCGAGCAACAGGCCTTCAACGCAGCCTATGCGGTATTGGCCAAGGACGCCCGACAAGTGCCGGATACGCCCTGCCCCTGGCTACCCGGCCTGTACATCAATAGCGGCCACGGCTCACGCGGCTTGATTACCGCGCCGCTGTCGGGCGAGCTGATCGTAGCCTGGCTGGAGAACGAGCCGCTACCCGTACCGCGCGACGTGGCCGAGGCCAGCCACCCCAATCGCTTTATGCTGCGCACGCTGATTCGCGGGAGCTGA
- the pap gene encoding polyphosphate:AMP phosphotransferase — MFESAEIGRSIDKATFEAEEPALREALLEAQYELKQQARFPVIVLINGIEGAGKGETVKLLNEWMDPRLIQVITFDVQTDEELARPPAWRYWRQLPPKGRMGIFFGNWYSQMLQERVHGKFKDAVLDQAIDAAEHLERMLCDEGALIFKFWFHLSKQQMKTRLEALKDDPLHSWRISPLDWQQSKTYDKFVRYGERILRRTSRDYAPWYVVEGVDHYYRSLTVGRILLEGLQAALARQQGIVGRPHAAPVSGQSSGLLASLDMTQALSKDDYKEQLATEQARLSGLMRDKRMRKHALIAAFEGNDAAGKGGAIRRVTGALDPRQYRIVPVAAPTEEERAQPYLWRFWRHIPARGHFTIFDRSWYGRVLVERVEGFCSQADWLRAYGEINDFEEQLTNAGVILVKFWLAIDQQTQLKRFKERERIPFKRFKITEEDWRNREKWDDYTDAVGDMVDRTSTEIAPWTLIEANDKRFARVKVLRTINEAIEAAFARD, encoded by the coding sequence ATGTTTGAGTCCGCCGAAATCGGCCGCAGTATCGACAAGGCCACGTTCGAAGCCGAGGAGCCGGCGCTGCGCGAGGCCTTGCTGGAGGCGCAGTACGAACTCAAGCAACAGGCGCGTTTCCCGGTGATCGTACTGATCAACGGCATCGAGGGCGCCGGCAAGGGTGAGACGGTCAAATTGCTCAACGAGTGGATGGATCCGCGGCTGATCCAGGTCATCACCTTCGATGTGCAGACCGATGAAGAGCTGGCGCGGCCGCCGGCCTGGCGCTACTGGCGACAACTGCCGCCGAAGGGGCGCATGGGGATCTTCTTCGGCAACTGGTACAGCCAGATGCTGCAGGAGCGGGTGCATGGCAAGTTCAAGGATGCAGTGCTGGATCAGGCCATCGATGCTGCCGAACACCTGGAGCGCATGCTCTGCGATGAGGGGGCGCTGATCTTCAAGTTCTGGTTCCACCTGTCCAAGCAACAGATGAAGACGCGCCTCGAAGCGCTCAAGGATGACCCGCTGCACAGTTGGCGCATCAGCCCGCTGGACTGGCAGCAGTCGAAGACCTACGACAAATTCGTGCGTTACGGCGAGCGCATCCTGCGCCGCACCAGCCGCGACTACGCGCCCTGGTACGTGGTCGAGGGCGTCGATCACTATTACCGCAGCCTGACCGTCGGGCGCATTCTGCTCGAAGGCTTGCAGGCGGCGCTGGCGCGGCAGCAAGGCATAGTGGGGCGACCACATGCTGCACCGGTTTCCGGGCAGAGCAGCGGCCTGTTGGCCAGCCTGGACATGACCCAGGCGCTGAGCAAGGACGACTACAAGGAGCAACTGGCCACCGAGCAGGCGCGCCTGTCCGGGCTGATGCGTGACAAGCGCATGCGCAAGCACGCCCTGATCGCTGCATTCGAGGGCAACGATGCCGCCGGTAAGGGCGGCGCCATCCGGCGCGTGACTGGCGCGCTCGATCCGCGCCAGTACCGCATCGTGCCGGTGGCGGCGCCGACCGAGGAAGAGCGCGCCCAGCCTTATCTGTGGCGCTTTTGGCGGCATATCCCGGCGCGCGGGCATTTCACCATCTTCGACCGTAGCTGGTACGGCCGCGTATTGGTCGAGCGTGTCGAAGGCTTCTGCAGCCAGGCCGACTGGCTGCGCGCCTATGGCGAGATCAACGACTTCGAAGAGCAGTTGACAAATGCCGGGGTGATCCTGGTGAAGTTCTGGCTGGCCATCGATCAGCAGACCCAGCTGAAGCGTTTCAAGGAGCGCGAGCGGATCCCCTTCAAGCGCTTCAAGATCACCGAAGAGGATTGGCGCAACCGTGAAAAGTGGGACGACTACACTGATGCGGTAGGCGATATGGTCGACCGTACCAGCACCGAGATCGCGCCCTGGACGCTGATCGAGGCCAACGACAAGCGCTTCGCCCGGGTCAAGGTGCTGCGCACCATCAATGAGGCCATCGAGGCAGCGTTTGCCAGGGATTGA
- a CDS encoding thiolase family protein, giving the protein MREVVIVDSVRTGLAKSFRGKFNMTRPDDMAAHCVDALLVRNGIDPKLVDDCIVGAGSNEGAQGMNIGRNVAVLSRLGNPVAGMTLNRFCSSGLQAIAIAANQVVSGCSEIIVAGGVESITMTLKSMNMDNLFNPLLQQDNPGIYYPMGKTAEIVANRYGISREAQDAYALQSQQRTARAQAEGLFTDEIVPMAVKYQVEDKASGEKRILDGVVEADDCNRPDTTLESLAKLQPAFDPAGSVTAGNASQLSDGASMTLVMSLEKALELGLKPKAYFRGFTVAGCEPDEMGIGPVFSVPRLLKAKGLSVDDIDLWELNEAFASQCLYCRDKLEIDNDKYNVNGGSISIGHPFGMTGSRQVGHLVRELQRRELRYGIVTMCVGGGMGATGLFEAYRG; this is encoded by the coding sequence ATGCGTGAAGTGGTGATCGTCGACAGCGTCCGGACCGGCCTGGCCAAGTCCTTCCGTGGCAAGTTCAACATGACCCGGCCGGACGACATGGCCGCGCATTGCGTCGATGCGCTGCTGGTGCGCAACGGCATCGACCCGAAGCTGGTCGATGACTGCATCGTCGGTGCCGGCTCCAACGAGGGCGCGCAGGGCATGAACATCGGCCGCAACGTCGCCGTGCTCTCGCGCCTGGGCAACCCGGTGGCGGGCATGACGCTGAACCGCTTTTGCTCCTCGGGCCTGCAGGCCATCGCCATCGCCGCCAACCAGGTGGTGTCCGGCTGCAGCGAGATCATCGTCGCCGGCGGCGTCGAGTCCATCACCATGACCCTGAAAAGCATGAACATGGACAACCTGTTCAACCCGCTGCTGCAGCAGGACAACCCCGGCATCTACTACCCCATGGGCAAGACCGCCGAGATCGTCGCCAACCGCTATGGCATCAGCCGCGAAGCCCAGGATGCCTATGCCCTGCAGAGCCAGCAGCGCACCGCGCGCGCCCAGGCCGAAGGCCTGTTCACCGACGAGATCGTGCCGATGGCGGTGAAGTACCAGGTCGAAGACAAGGCCAGCGGCGAGAAGAGGATTCTCGACGGCGTGGTCGAGGCCGATGACTGCAACCGCCCGGACACCACCCTGGAATCGCTGGCCAAGCTGCAACCGGCGTTCGACCCGGCAGGCAGCGTCACGGCCGGCAACGCCTCGCAACTGTCCGACGGCGCCTCCATGACCCTGGTGATGAGCCTGGAAAAGGCGCTGGAGCTGGGCCTCAAGCCCAAAGCCTATTTCCGCGGCTTCACCGTGGCCGGTTGCGAGCCAGATGAAATGGGCATCGGCCCGGTGTTCTCGGTACCCAGGCTGCTCAAGGCCAAGGGCCTGAGCGTCGACGACATCGACCTGTGGGAGCTCAACGAAGCATTCGCCTCGCAGTGCCTGTACTGCCGCGACAAGCTGGAGATCGACAACGACAAGTACAACGTCAATGGCGGCTCCATTTCCATCGGCCACCCCTTCGGCATGACCGGCTCGCGTCAGGTCGGCCATCTGGTGCGCGAGCTACAGCGCCGCGAGCTGCGCTACGGCATCGTCACCATGTGCGTCGGTGGTGGCATGGGGGCCACTGGGCTGTTCGAGGCGTATCGCGGCTAA
- a CDS encoding LysE family translocator, whose amino-acid sequence MPFAENLIAFTLAATLLTLTPGIDTALVLRTAAVEGRQQAFRAALGINAGCLIWGAAVAFGLGALLAVSEFGYNLLKYCGAAYLAWLGLNMLLRPRTSLAPAQVNGTPDANWFLRGLLGNVLNPKVGIFYLSFLPQFIPQGQPLIAWTFGLVGIHVALSLIWALLLIGATQPLGHWLRRETVIRWMDRSTGLIFLLFAARLALSRR is encoded by the coding sequence ATGCCCTTTGCCGAAAACCTCATCGCCTTCACCCTGGCGGCCACGCTGCTGACCCTGACGCCAGGCATCGATACGGCGCTGGTGTTGCGCACCGCTGCGGTCGAAGGTCGACAGCAGGCGTTTCGCGCGGCGCTGGGCATCAATGCAGGCTGCCTGATTTGGGGCGCGGCGGTGGCCTTCGGCCTGGGCGCGCTGCTGGCGGTTTCCGAGTTCGGCTACAACCTGCTCAAGTATTGTGGTGCGGCCTATCTGGCCTGGCTCGGGCTGAATATGCTGCTGCGTCCGCGTACCTCGCTGGCGCCCGCGCAGGTGAACGGCACACCTGATGCCAACTGGTTTCTGCGTGGCTTGCTGGGCAATGTGCTCAATCCCAAGGTGGGTATCTTCTACCTGTCCTTCCTGCCGCAGTTCATTCCCCAGGGGCAGCCGCTGATCGCCTGGACATTCGGCCTGGTGGGCATTCATGTGGCGCTCAGTCTGATCTGGGCGCTGTTGCTGATTGGTGCCACTCAGCCGCTGGGCCACTGGCTGCGGCGCGAGACGGTGATCAGGTGGATGGATCGCAGCACGGGGCTGATCTTTCTGCTGTTCGCTGCGCGTCTGGCGTTGAGTCGGCGCTGA
- the phnE gene encoding phosphonate ABC transporter, permease protein PhnE: MRAGNLILFAALLAAVIASFLYLGIDLGALVAGDSLAQMGQYASGFLQPDVSAAHLQAIGRGALETLAMSAIGTLLAALLGLALALPAAGRFGAIALHATRLLLNALRAIPELVWAALMVLAAGLGPNAGTLALALHTAGVLGRLFAEALENTPREPADAIRESGGGRMLAFCYGTLPGVWPQLVAYTLYRWENNIRMASVLGFVGAGGLGQMLYVSLSLFQEAQAATVILAMLLLVLAVDALSGWARQRWVSG, translated from the coding sequence ATGAGAGCCGGCAATCTGATCCTGTTCGCCGCCCTCCTCGCCGCGGTGATCGCCTCGTTCCTCTATCTGGGCATCGACCTCGGCGCATTGGTGGCCGGCGACAGCCTGGCGCAGATGGGCCAATACGCCAGCGGCTTCCTGCAACCGGACGTCTCCGCCGCGCACCTGCAGGCCATCGGCCGCGGCGCGCTGGAAACCCTGGCCATGTCCGCCATCGGCACATTGCTCGCCGCCCTGCTCGGCCTGGCCCTGGCGCTGCCGGCCGCCGGGCGCTTCGGCGCTATCGCCCTGCACGCCACACGCCTGCTGCTCAATGCCCTGCGCGCCATCCCCGAGCTGGTCTGGGCGGCGCTGATGGTGCTGGCCGCGGGCCTGGGCCCCAACGCCGGCACCCTGGCCCTGGCCCTGCACACCGCTGGCGTGCTCGGCCGCCTGTTCGCCGAAGCGCTGGAAAACACCCCGCGCGAGCCTGCCGACGCCATCCGCGAAAGCGGCGGCGGGCGCATGCTCGCCTTCTGCTACGGCACCCTGCCCGGGGTCTGGCCGCAACTGGTGGCGTACACCCTGTACCGCTGGGAGAACAACATCCGCATGGCCAGCGTGCTCGGCTTCGTCGGCGCCGGCGGCCTTGGGCAGATGCTCTACGTGTCGCTCAGCCTGTTCCAGGAAGCGCAAGCAGCCACGGTGATCCTGGCCATGCTTCTGCTGGTGCTGGCAGTGGATGCCTTGAGTGGCTGGGCGCGGCAGCGCTGGGTCAGCGGCTGA
- a CDS encoding PhnE/PtxC family ABC transporter permease: protein MLTTAPRDPAALPRLLITLLALLLLWPGLSLSELDLAVLVDGDNTRAMGNFLAGFWPPAHDGEFLALLGRATLETLAIATAGMSLALLIAVPAALLASRALSLSAVHRGGRPAWWANLARWPVRGLLIFLRSVPEIVWALLFVRAVGLGPTAGVLAIAITYAGMLGKVYAEIFESVDARPTRALLGAGSGRLSAFAYGVLPNAAGEMLSYTVYRWECAIRASVVMGFVGAGGLGQQIDLSLRMFAGGEVASMLLTFLLLVLLADQFSRLLRARLT, encoded by the coding sequence ATGCTGACCACCGCCCCACGCGACCCCGCCGCCCTGCCGCGCCTGCTGATCACCCTGCTGGCGCTGCTGTTGTTGTGGCCGGGCCTGAGCCTGAGCGAGCTGGACCTGGCCGTACTGGTCGATGGCGACAACACCCGCGCCATGGGCAACTTCCTCGCCGGTTTCTGGCCGCCGGCGCATGATGGCGAATTCCTCGCCCTGCTCGGCCGCGCCACCCTGGAAACCCTGGCCATCGCCACCGCCGGCATGAGCCTGGCGCTGCTGATCGCCGTTCCCGCCGCACTGCTGGCCAGTCGCGCGCTGTCGCTGTCGGCCGTGCACCGCGGTGGCCGCCCGGCCTGGTGGGCGAACCTGGCGCGCTGGCCGGTGCGCGGGCTGCTGATCTTCCTGCGCAGCGTACCGGAGATCGTCTGGGCGCTGCTGTTTGTCCGCGCCGTCGGCCTCGGCCCAACGGCCGGGGTACTGGCCATCGCCATCACTTACGCCGGCATGCTGGGCAAGGTGTATGCGGAAATCTTCGAATCGGTCGATGCCCGCCCCACCCGCGCGCTACTGGGTGCCGGCAGCGGCCGCCTGAGCGCCTTCGCCTACGGCGTGCTGCCCAATGCCGCCGGGGAAATGCTCTCCTACACCGTGTACCGCTGGGAGTGCGCCATCCGCGCCTCGGTGGTGATGGGCTTCGTCGGCGCCGGCGGCCTGGGCCAGCAGATCGACCTGTCGCTGCGCATGTTCGCCGGCGGCGAAGTGGCCAGCATGCTGCTCACCTTCCTGCTGCTGGTACTGCTGGCCGACCAGTTCAGCCGCCTGCTGCGCGCGAGGCTGACATGA
- a CDS encoding phosphonate ABC transporter ATP-binding protein: MSIALRGVGLAHANGKVALEDIDLQVSPGERVAIIGPSGAGKTTLLRLLATSLQPTQGEIDLLQHNPWRLAARQRQRLRARIGLIHQAPPLPPRQRVVTAVLAGKLGQWSLAKGLFNLLHPLDASGAQAALARLDIADKLYQRCDQLSGGQLQRVGIARVLYQAPELILADEPVSAMDPVLAGHTLAVLNREAAERGMTLLASLHAVDLALAHFPRVIGIRDGRIAFDLPTEQVLPEQLQALYANEQLQATPSSPVPPQPTHIPRC; this comes from the coding sequence GTGAGCATCGCCCTGCGTGGCGTGGGCCTGGCCCACGCCAACGGCAAGGTCGCGCTCGAAGATATCGATCTGCAGGTCAGCCCCGGTGAACGAGTGGCGATCATCGGCCCCTCGGGCGCCGGCAAGACCACCCTGCTGCGCCTGCTGGCCACCAGCCTGCAACCCACCCAGGGTGAGATCGACCTGCTGCAGCACAACCCCTGGCGCCTGGCTGCCCGCCAGCGCCAACGCCTGCGTGCGCGCATCGGCCTGATCCACCAGGCACCGCCTTTGCCACCGCGCCAGCGCGTGGTCACCGCCGTGCTGGCCGGCAAGCTTGGCCAGTGGTCATTGGCCAAAGGCCTGTTCAACCTGCTGCATCCGCTGGATGCCAGCGGTGCCCAGGCCGCCCTGGCGCGGCTGGACATCGCCGACAAACTCTACCAACGCTGCGATCAGCTCTCTGGCGGCCAATTGCAGCGCGTCGGCATCGCTCGCGTGCTGTACCAGGCGCCGGAATTGATTCTCGCCGATGAACCCGTCTCGGCCATGGACCCGGTGCTGGCCGGTCATACTCTGGCCGTGCTCAACCGCGAGGCTGCCGAGCGCGGCATGACCCTGCTGGCCAGCCTGCACGCCGTCGACCTGGCGCTGGCGCACTTCCCACGGGTTATCGGTATTCGCGACGGGCGTATCGCCTTCGACCTGCCCACCGAGCAGGTGCTGCCCGAGCAACTGCAAGCGCTGTACGCCAACGAGCAACTGCAGGCCACGCCCAGCTCACCCGTGCCGCCGCAGCCGACGCATATCCCGCGATGCTGA